In Nitrospinota bacterium, a single genomic region encodes these proteins:
- a CDS encoding DUF1848 domain-containing protein, producing MIISASRRTDIPAFYSKWFFNRIRSGYCVTKNPYNPSQVYKVSLKPEDVDVFVFWSKNPEPMMPFLPMLDDSGYRYYFLFTLNDYPKELEANIPPLKARLETFKILSGILGRERVIWRYDPIIISSKTGWDHHRMKFAELSGELEGSTARVMVSLVEYYRKTLSNLAKLEPGKYEFDTGAAGKAETDSLLRSMAETASMRGMEIFSCASGADYGDAGVKAGRCIDAELINGLWDINVSQKKDPGQRKFCKCAVSRDIGANDTCIHDCPYCYATKNHPLATERYRNHDPESEYLG from the coding sequence ATGATCATAAGCGCAAGCCGAAGGACAGATATCCCGGCTTTTTATTCGAAATGGTTCTTTAACAGGATAAGGAGCGGCTACTGCGTTACGAAAAATCCGTATAACCCCTCGCAGGTTTACAAGGTATCGCTGAAGCCGGAGGATGTGGACGTCTTTGTCTTCTGGAGCAAAAATCCGGAGCCGATGATGCCGTTTCTCCCCATGCTCGATGATTCAGGGTACAGGTACTATTTTCTCTTCACGCTGAATGACTATCCAAAAGAGCTAGAGGCGAACATCCCCCCCTTGAAGGCTCGCCTGGAAACCTTCAAAATACTTTCAGGCATACTCGGGCGGGAGCGGGTCATATGGAGATATGATCCGATAATCATCTCAAGCAAGACCGGATGGGATCATCATCGAATGAAATTTGCCGAGCTTTCCGGTGAGCTTGAAGGGAGTACGGCGCGCGTGATGGTAAGTCTTGTGGAGTATTACCGAAAGACCTTAAGCAACCTTGCGAAACTGGAGCCTGGGAAATACGAATTTGATACGGGCGCGGCTGGCAAAGCCGAAACGGATTCGCTCCTTCGCTCCATGGCTGAAACGGCTTCTATGCGCGGGATGGAGATATTTTCATGCGCGTCCGGGGCTGACTACGGAGACGCGGGGGTCAAGGCCGGTCGGTGCATAGATGCGGAACTGATAAACGGCCTGTGGGATATTAATGTTTCGCAAAAGAAGGATCCGGGGCAGAGGAAGTTTTGCAAATGCGCGGTCAGCAGGGATATCGGGGCGAACGATACATGCATTCATGACTGTCCTTACTGTTATGCGACAAAAAACCATCCGCTCGCGACTGAGCGGTACAGAAACCATGATCCGGAATCGGAATACCTCGGCTGA
- a CDS encoding PilZ domain-containing protein yields the protein MSDIYKYLPKEELAGLLARFTGIAGMDFSILPTDDENPIIGAEINENAINIYESDINVESFKVATLYAHSPAKPDEKLKDAAALLKKLIEEKISDRVTIGNLEQKSRIDKISSGKPGKKVIKHEGSRSGELVECTILVSTICDFNSSVTGQKPENIINILSEYFSVMPEVISKNGGNVNKFLGDGVMAVFGAPSFMPESHINAIASALEMHQAFNRLKRMWVEKGLPPFDHKVGICTGTVIAGNVSSPDIDVYTLVGDPIQISVRILSNASPNSTVISHSTFEKVGPQVRAQALQPISIPGIAGIVRPYEIFALKPLQIFENSLRKFERYEVALPVTLQKTGSAGTSEGTMINLSLGGVLFTSETDFKSDSKVTISFPIEVKDLTVTASGKVVYRKDFKDPVGNVYYHIGIEFDKSVDKHLKALGEFLEKL from the coding sequence ATGAGCGATATATACAAATACCTGCCGAAGGAGGAACTGGCCGGACTCCTTGCCAGGTTTACCGGAATCGCCGGGATGGATTTTTCAATCCTGCCGACTGACGACGAAAATCCGATCATTGGGGCGGAAATAAACGAGAATGCAATAAATATCTACGAATCCGACATAAACGTGGAGTCTTTCAAGGTCGCAACACTGTACGCTCATTCCCCCGCAAAGCCCGATGAAAAGCTGAAAGATGCCGCCGCTCTGCTTAAAAAACTTATCGAGGAAAAGATATCCGACAGGGTAACAATAGGGAACCTTGAGCAAAAATCCAGAATAGACAAGATATCCTCCGGTAAGCCCGGCAAAAAGGTCATAAAACACGAAGGCTCGCGGAGCGGAGAGCTGGTGGAATGCACAATCCTTGTATCAACGATATGCGATTTCAACAGCTCGGTGACAGGACAGAAACCGGAAAACATCATAAACATACTGAGCGAATATTTTTCCGTAATGCCGGAGGTTATCTCGAAGAATGGCGGAAACGTAAACAAATTCCTCGGCGACGGCGTCATGGCGGTATTCGGAGCCCCCTCATTCATGCCGGAGAGTCACATAAACGCTATAGCCTCCGCTCTTGAGATGCACCAGGCGTTCAACAGGCTTAAAAGGATGTGGGTTGAAAAAGGCCTCCCCCCGTTCGACCACAAGGTCGGGATATGCACCGGGACGGTTATCGCGGGAAACGTAAGCTCTCCCGATATCGACGTGTATACCCTCGTGGGGGATCCGATCCAGATAAGCGTGAGAATTCTTTCGAATGCCAGTCCGAATTCCACGGTAATCTCGCACTCCACTTTTGAAAAGGTCGGGCCTCAGGTGCGCGCTCAGGCGCTTCAGCCGATAAGCATTCCCGGCATCGCGGGGATAGTAAGGCCGTACGAGATATTCGCGCTCAAACCGCTACAGATATTCGAGAACTCGCTCCGCAAATTCGAACGGTATGAAGTAGCCCTCCCGGTTACGCTTCAGAAAACCGGCTCCGCCGGAACTTCCGAGGGGACAATGATAAACCTCAGCCTCGGCGGTGTACTCTTTACATCCGAAACCGATTTCAAATCGGACAGCAAGGTGACCATCAGCTTCCCTATCGAAGTAAAGGATCTGACCGTGACCGCTTCCGGAAAGGTGGTTTACAGAAAGGATTTCAAGGACCCGGTAGGGAACGTCTACTATCATATCGGTATCGAGTTCGACAAGTCCGTAGATAAACATCTCAAAGCGCTTGGCGAATTCCTGGAGAAGCTCTAG
- a CDS encoding response regulator yields MKILIVDDSSTIRVFIERLLNLGGYKDIVMAESAMEAFQILGMRDKGTTSTDIDVIMLDVVMPKIDGLSVCKKIRERDYLRNIPIVMVSGNEEKKDMEEALKCGANHYLTKPIQKAELHAVMQKIESELNSSH; encoded by the coding sequence ATGAAAATTCTCATAGTGGACGACTCAAGCACAATCAGGGTTTTTATCGAGCGTCTGTTGAACCTCGGCGGTTACAAGGATATTGTCATGGCGGAATCAGCCATGGAGGCGTTCCAGATCCTCGGCATGAGGGATAAGGGGACAACATCGACCGACATAGATGTAATAATGCTCGACGTGGTAATGCCGAAGATAGACGGCTTGTCGGTATGCAAAAAGATAAGGGAGCGGGACTACCTCCGGAATATTCCGATCGTAATGGTGAGCGGAAACGAGGAGAAGAAGGACATGGAGGAGGCGTTGAAATGCGGGGCGAACCATTATCTCACCAAGCCTATACAGAAGGCCGAACTGCATGCCGTAATGCAGAAAATCGAGAGTGAATTGAACAGTTCCCATTAA
- a CDS encoding dodecin family protein, with product MSGSAYKVIEIIGTHSESWEKAASTAIERASKSLSDLRIAEVVQQDIKIEDGKPVAYRTRLRLSFKYRD from the coding sequence ATGTCTGGAAGCGCATATAAAGTGATAGAGATCATAGGAACTCATTCGGAATCGTGGGAAAAAGCCGCTAGTACCGCTATTGAAAGAGCCAGCAAAAGCCTGTCCGACCTCAGGATCGCGGAAGTGGTACAGCAGGATATAAAGATTGAAGACGGCAAACCTGTCGCGTATCGCACCCGTCTCCGTCTTTCCTTCAAATACAGGGATTAG